A window of the bacterium genome harbors these coding sequences:
- the secE gene encoding preprotein translocase subunit SecE, with amino-acid sequence MANETKEKKPNIFVRIKIFLREVKIELQKVAWPDRKSVAGSTGVVAISVVITLIYLYLLDIALSTVLTYLFR; translated from the coding sequence ATGGCAAACGAAACTAAGGAAAAAAAACCGAATATATTTGTAAGAATAAAAATTTTTCTTCGCGAAGTTAAAATCGAATTACAAAAAGTAGCTTGGCCAGATCGAAAATCAGTCGCTGGGTCAACTGGTGTAGTAGCGATATCGGTGGTGATAACTTTGATATATTTATATCTCCTTGATATTGCGTTATCAACTGTATTAACTTACCTGTTTCGTTAA